The proteins below come from a single Piscinibacter gummiphilus genomic window:
- a CDS encoding Tex family protein: MNKILLQLAGELKVRPAQVNAAVELLDGGATVPFIARYRKEATDGLDDTQLRELEGRLGYLRELEERRAAVLKSIDEQGRLTPELRAAIEAVPTKQELEDLYLPYKPRRRTKGMIAREAGLEPLADKLFADPTLDPAVEAAGFVNAEAGFADAFAVLDGVRDLLSERWSEDATLVGKLREWLWEEGLLKSKLMDGKDENNADVAKFRDYFDYDEPIGRVPSHRALAVFRGRTQEILDAKLVVDEEVVPGQPTLAEGRIARHLGWSHAKRPSDDLIRKSIAWTWKVKLSLSLERDLFSRLREEAEKVAIKVFAENLRDLLLAAPAGPRVVMGLDPGIRTGVKVAVVDATGKVLDTNTVYPHEPRKDWEGSIHTLGRLCATHGVNLIAIGNGTASRETDKLASDLIKRIQQLAPGTHIEKVVVSEAGASVYSASEFASKELPDLDVSLRGAVSIARRLQDPLAELVKIEPKSIGVGQYQHDVNQGELAKSLDAVIEDCVNSVGVDLNTASAPLLARVSGLSTAVANSIVRWRDANGAFKNRQQLLDVSGLGAKTFELSAGFLRINGGDNPLDQSGVHPETYPVVEKILAKVSKPLTEVMGRSDVIRALKPEAFADDTFGAITVKDILAELEKPGRDPRPDFKVARFNDGVEDIKDLQPGMTLEGTVSNVAQFGAFVDLGVHQDGLVHVSQLSNKFVNDAREVVKTGDIVKVKVLEVDLARKRISLTMKLDTAPAPRGERGDNSYRPPARGERMGGKRAPAQAQAQAPSAMAAAFAKLQTKR, translated from the coding sequence TTGAACAAGATTCTTCTGCAGTTGGCTGGCGAACTGAAGGTTCGCCCGGCCCAAGTGAACGCGGCGGTGGAGTTGCTCGATGGTGGCGCCACCGTTCCCTTCATTGCCCGCTACCGCAAGGAGGCCACTGACGGCCTCGACGACACGCAGTTGCGCGAGCTGGAAGGCCGCCTGGGCTACCTGCGCGAGCTCGAAGAGCGCCGCGCCGCGGTGCTCAAGAGCATCGACGAGCAGGGCAGGCTGACCCCCGAGTTGCGCGCGGCCATTGAAGCGGTGCCCACCAAGCAGGAACTGGAAGACCTCTACCTGCCCTACAAGCCGCGCCGGCGCACCAAGGGCATGATCGCCCGCGAAGCGGGGCTCGAGCCGCTGGCAGACAAGCTCTTCGCCGACCCCACGCTCGACCCGGCGGTAGAAGCGGCCGGTTTCGTCAACGCCGAGGCCGGATTTGCCGACGCCTTCGCCGTGCTCGACGGCGTGCGAGACCTGCTGAGCGAGCGCTGGTCGGAAGACGCCACGCTCGTGGGCAAGCTGCGCGAGTGGCTCTGGGAAGAGGGCCTGCTCAAGTCCAAGCTGATGGACGGCAAGGACGAGAACAACGCCGACGTGGCCAAGTTCCGCGACTACTTCGATTACGACGAGCCGATCGGCCGTGTGCCGTCGCACCGGGCGTTGGCCGTGTTCCGCGGGCGCACGCAGGAGATCCTCGATGCCAAGCTGGTGGTCGACGAAGAGGTGGTGCCCGGTCAGCCCACGCTGGCCGAAGGGCGCATTGCTCGCCACCTCGGCTGGAGCCACGCCAAGCGGCCGTCCGACGACCTGATCCGCAAGTCCATCGCCTGGACCTGGAAGGTCAAGCTGAGCCTGAGCCTGGAGCGTGACCTCTTCAGCCGCCTGCGCGAAGAGGCCGAGAAGGTGGCGATCAAGGTGTTCGCCGAAAACCTGCGCGACCTGCTGCTGGCGGCACCCGCCGGCCCGCGCGTGGTGATGGGGCTCGACCCCGGGATCCGCACCGGCGTGAAGGTGGCGGTGGTCGATGCCACGGGCAAAGTGCTCGACACCAACACCGTCTACCCGCACGAGCCGCGCAAGGATTGGGAGGGCTCGATCCATACGCTCGGCCGCCTCTGCGCGACGCACGGCGTGAACCTCATCGCCATCGGCAACGGCACCGCGAGCCGCGAGACCGACAAGCTGGCGTCCGACCTCATCAAGCGCATCCAGCAGCTTGCACCCGGCACCCACATCGAGAAGGTCGTGGTGAGCGAGGCCGGCGCTTCGGTGTACTCGGCGAGCGAGTTCGCGAGCAAGGAGCTGCCCGATCTGGACGTGAGCCTGCGCGGCGCCGTGAGCATTGCCCGGCGTCTGCAGGACCCACTGGCTGAACTGGTGAAGATCGAACCCAAGAGCATCGGTGTCGGCCAATACCAGCACGACGTGAACCAGGGCGAGCTGGCCAAGAGCCTCGATGCCGTCATCGAAGACTGCGTGAACTCGGTGGGTGTGGACCTCAACACGGCGTCGGCGCCGCTGCTGGCGCGTGTGTCGGGCCTGAGCACCGCGGTGGCCAACAGCATCGTGCGCTGGCGCGATGCCAACGGCGCGTTCAAGAACCGCCAGCAGCTCCTCGACGTGAGCGGGCTCGGTGCCAAGACCTTTGAGCTGAGCGCAGGCTTCCTGCGCATCAATGGCGGTGACAACCCGCTCGACCAGTCGGGTGTGCACCCCGAAACCTACCCGGTCGTCGAGAAGATCCTCGCCAAGGTCAGCAAGCCGCTGACGGAGGTGATGGGCCGAAGCGACGTGATCCGCGCCCTGAAGCCTGAGGCTTTCGCCGACGACACCTTCGGCGCCATCACGGTGAAGGACATCTTGGCCGAGCTGGAAAAGCCGGGCCGCGACCCGCGTCCCGACTTCAAGGTTGCGCGCTTCAACGATGGCGTGGAAGACATCAAGGACCTGCAACCCGGCATGACGCTCGAAGGCACGGTGAGCAACGTCGCGCAGTTTGGTGCCTTCGTCGACCTCGGCGTGCACCAGGACGGCCTCGTGCATGTGAGCCAGCTGTCGAACAAGTTCGTGAACGACGCGCGCGAAGTGGTGAAGACGGGCGACATCGTCAAGGTGAAGGTGCTGGAGGTCGACCTGGCCCGCAAGCGCATCTCGCTCACGATGAAGCTCGACACCGCACCGGCACCGCGGGGCGAGCGCGGTGACAACAGCTACCGCCCTCCGGCACGCGGCGAGCGCATGGGCGGCAAGCGTGCCCCGGCGCAAGCGCAGGCACAGGCGCCGTCGGCGATGGCCGCCGCGTTCGCCAAGCTGCAGACCAAGCGCTGA
- a CDS encoding lipase secretion chaperone — MAVHLNIAPWWKRRSVLAVLGIALVGSAAAVLWFGGANEPPAAPEGIHANTSNTKASGFDSTSAGARDSGGNPALVEVDVLGTRMDVSRLFQLGFGGGLNVDADTRATLDTLMVQMSDPPTPEETAKLEYTLRQGLPKEEAEKALKLLQGYRSYQADLRTEGAQLAIPETAASVDDYFAKVALIQRRHFDDNTASALFGQDLRNARAVMMAAVIDQNPNLTPAQKKEQIDALRATLPPEQRGIVPEPSEGAASEAK, encoded by the coding sequence ATGGCTGTGCATCTGAACATTGCGCCTTGGTGGAAGAGGCGTTCCGTCCTTGCCGTGCTGGGCATCGCTCTCGTGGGCTCTGCCGCGGCCGTGCTGTGGTTCGGGGGGGCGAACGAACCGCCCGCCGCCCCCGAAGGGATCCACGCAAACACTTCCAACACAAAAGCAAGCGGCTTTGACAGCACCTCGGCCGGAGCCCGCGATTCGGGCGGCAACCCGGCCCTCGTGGAAGTCGATGTCCTTGGTACCCGCATGGACGTTTCCCGTCTTTTCCAGTTGGGATTCGGCGGCGGGCTCAACGTCGATGCCGACACGCGGGCCACGCTCGACACGCTGATGGTCCAGATGTCGGACCCACCCACCCCCGAGGAGACCGCGAAGCTGGAATACACCCTGCGGCAGGGTTTGCCGAAGGAGGAGGCCGAGAAAGCACTCAAGCTGCTGCAGGGCTACCGCAGCTATCAGGCGGACCTGCGCACCGAGGGCGCGCAACTGGCCATTCCAGAGACGGCTGCAAGCGTCGATGACTACTTTGCGAAGGTCGCGCTGATCCAGCGCCGCCACTTCGACGACAACACCGCCAGTGCACTCTTCGGGCAAGACCTGCGCAACGCTCGCGCCGTGATGATGGCGGCCGTGATTGACCAGAACCCCAACCTGACTCCGGCGCAGAAGAAGGAGCAGATCGACGCGCTGCGCGCCACGCTGCCACCGGAGCAACGCGGCATCGTTCCCGAACCGTCGGAAGGGGCAGCGTCCGAGGCGAAATGA
- the rpmI gene encoding 50S ribosomal protein L35 yields the protein MPKMKTKSSAKKRFRVRPGGTVKRGQAFKRHILTKKSTKNKRQLRGAVGVHETNMAGMAQMLPFAGL from the coding sequence ATGCCCAAAATGAAGACCAAGAGCAGTGCGAAAAAGCGTTTTCGCGTTCGTCCGGGTGGCACCGTCAAGCGCGGTCAGGCGTTCAAGCGCCACATCCTGACCAAGAAGTCGACGAAGAACAAGCGCCAGCTCCGCGGCGCTGTCGGCGTCCACGAGACCAACATGGCAGGAATGGCGCAGATGCTGCCGTTCGCCGGTCTCTGA
- a CDS encoding alpha/beta hydrolase family protein has protein sequence MQLALTPTLRHVARFAKASVLAATLALTGVAHAQYQKGPDPTVSALERTGPFTVRTQSVSRTAASGFGGGTIHYPTATGTYGAIAVSPGFTAYESSISWIGTRLASHGFVVITIDTITTSDQPDSRGRQLKAALDYVVAQSRRSTSGVYNKVDSSRLGVAGHSMGGGGTLAAARDNPSYKAAVPLAPWHTTKSWRTVRVPTLIIGAENDAIAGVASHSIPFYTSLPSTTSKAYAELNGEGHFFPQLSSNYPIVGRYMISWFKRFMDNDTRYSPFLCGSQHQGDLGVFGPFSDYRENCPY, from the coding sequence ATGCAACTTGCATTGACCCCCACCTTGCGCCATGTCGCGCGTTTCGCCAAGGCCTCCGTGCTGGCGGCCACCCTCGCCCTGACCGGCGTGGCCCACGCCCAGTACCAGAAGGGCCCGGACCCCACGGTCTCGGCGCTCGAGCGCACCGGCCCCTTCACCGTGCGCACGCAGAGCGTCTCTCGCACCGCAGCGAGCGGCTTCGGCGGCGGCACCATTCACTACCCCACTGCCACCGGCACCTATGGTGCGATCGCCGTCTCGCCCGGCTTCACGGCCTATGAGTCGTCGATCAGCTGGATCGGCACCCGCCTGGCCTCGCACGGCTTCGTGGTCATCACCATCGACACCATCACCACCTCCGACCAGCCCGACAGCCGTGGCCGCCAGCTGAAGGCCGCGCTCGACTACGTCGTCGCGCAAAGCCGCCGCAGCACCAGCGGTGTCTACAACAAGGTCGACTCCAGCCGCCTCGGCGTGGCCGGTCACTCGATGGGTGGCGGCGGCACGCTGGCTGCGGCCCGCGACAACCCGTCGTACAAGGCTGCCGTGCCGCTCGCACCGTGGCACACCACCAAGAGCTGGCGCACCGTGCGCGTGCCGACGCTGATCATTGGCGCCGAGAACGACGCCATCGCCGGGGTGGCCTCGCACTCGATCCCGTTCTACACGAGCCTGCCGTCGACCACGTCGAAGGCGTACGCAGAGCTGAACGGTGAAGGCCACTTCTTCCCGCAGCTGTCGTCGAACTACCCGATCGTCGGCCGCTACATGATCTCGTGGTTCAAGCGCTTCATGGACAACGACACGCGCTACAGCCCGTTCCTGTGTGGCAGCCAGCACCAGGGCGACCTGGGTGTCTTCGGCCCGTTCTCCGACTACCGCGAGAACTGCCCGTACTGA
- the rplT gene encoding 50S ribosomal protein L20 produces MPRVKRGVTARARHKKVLALAKGFRGRRKNVFRIAKEAVMRAGQYAYRDRRTKKRVFRQLWIARINAASRGLGVTYSKFMAGLKKANIDIDRKVLADMAVNDPAAFGSIVEKVKAQLA; encoded by the coding sequence ATGCCTCGCGTCAAACGTGGTGTAACCGCACGTGCTCGTCACAAGAAAGTTCTCGCACTCGCCAAGGGATTCCGCGGCCGCCGCAAGAACGTATTCCGCATCGCCAAGGAAGCGGTCATGCGCGCTGGGCAATATGCCTATCGCGATCGCCGCACCAAGAAGCGTGTGTTCCGCCAGCTCTGGATCGCCCGTATCAACGCGGCGAGCCGTGGCCTGGGTGTCACCTACAGCAAGTTCATGGCTGGCCTGAAGAAGGCCAACATCGACATCGACCGCAAGGTCCTTGCCGACATGGCCGTGAATGATCCTGCCGCCTTCGGCAGCATCGTCGAGAAGGTGAAGGCCCAGCTCGCTTGA
- the thrS gene encoding threonine--tRNA ligase, whose product MISVQLPDGSKRQFDGPVTVAEVAASIGSGLAKAALAGRVGQGADAKVVDTSYRIEGDTSLAILTDKDADGLEVIRHSTAHLLAYAVKELFPEAQVTIGPVIENGFYYDFSYKRPFTPEDLAAIEAKMTELAKKDEKVERRVLPRDEAVAYFKSLGEHYKAEIIASIPANEDVSLYREGKFEDLCRGPHVPSTGKLKHFKLMKVAGAYWRGDHRNEMLQRVYGTAWATKDELQQYLHMLEEAEKRDHRRLGRELDLFHIDEHSPGTVFWHPKGWTIWQEVEQYMRRVYRENGYQEVKGPQILDKSLWEKTGHWDKYRENMFTTESEKRDYALKPMNCPGHILIFKQGIKSYRELPLRYGEFGQCHRNEPTGGLHGIMRVRGFTQDDGHIFCTEDHIQSEVTAFTTLLQKVYKDFGFTDIIYKLSTRPENRIGTEESWDKAEAALADGLRASGCEFEYLPGEGAFYGPKIEYTLKDALGRPWQCGTIQVDPNMPERLDADFVGEDGARHRPLMLHRAIVGSLERFIGILIEQHAGALPVWLSPVQAVVMSITDDQADYAREVAKTLQKQGLRVESDLRNEKITRKIREHSLQKVPFLLVVGDKEKANGAVAVRARGNQDLGVMPLADFASKIAGDIASRV is encoded by the coding sequence ATGATTTCCGTTCAATTGCCCGACGGTTCCAAGCGTCAGTTCGACGGCCCTGTGACGGTGGCCGAGGTTGCGGCCTCGATCGGGTCCGGCCTGGCGAAGGCCGCGCTGGCGGGTCGCGTGGGGCAGGGCGCCGATGCGAAGGTCGTGGACACCAGCTACCGCATCGAGGGCGATACGTCGCTCGCCATCCTGACGGACAAGGATGCCGATGGTCTGGAGGTCATCCGCCACTCGACGGCACACCTGTTGGCCTATGCGGTGAAGGAGCTCTTTCCCGAAGCGCAGGTCACTATCGGCCCGGTCATCGAGAACGGCTTCTACTACGACTTCTCGTACAAGCGCCCCTTCACGCCCGAGGACCTGGCTGCCATCGAAGCCAAGATGACGGAGCTTGCGAAGAAGGACGAGAAGGTCGAGCGCCGCGTGCTGCCGCGCGACGAGGCCGTGGCGTACTTCAAGAGCCTGGGCGAGCACTACAAGGCCGAGATCATCGCGAGCATCCCGGCCAATGAGGATGTCTCGTTGTATCGCGAAGGCAAGTTCGAAGACCTCTGTCGCGGCCCGCACGTGCCCAGCACGGGCAAGTTGAAGCACTTCAAGCTGATGAAGGTGGCGGGTGCCTATTGGCGGGGTGACCACCGCAACGAGATGCTGCAGCGGGTCTATGGCACGGCCTGGGCCACGAAAGACGAGCTGCAGCAATACCTGCACATGCTCGAGGAGGCCGAAAAGCGCGATCACCGCCGCCTTGGGCGCGAACTGGATCTTTTCCACATCGACGAGCATTCGCCCGGCACGGTCTTCTGGCATCCCAAAGGCTGGACCATCTGGCAGGAAGTCGAGCAGTACATGCGACGGGTGTATCGCGAGAACGGCTATCAGGAGGTGAAGGGGCCGCAGATCCTCGACAAGAGCCTGTGGGAGAAGACGGGCCACTGGGACAAGTACCGCGAGAACATGTTCACCACGGAATCGGAAAAGCGCGACTACGCGCTGAAGCCGATGAACTGCCCCGGCCACATCCTCATCTTCAAGCAAGGCATCAAGAGCTACCGCGAACTGCCGTTGCGCTACGGCGAATTCGGGCAGTGCCATCGCAACGAGCCGACTGGCGGCCTGCACGGCATCATGCGCGTGCGCGGCTTCACGCAGGACGATGGCCACATCTTCTGCACCGAAGACCATATCCAGTCCGAGGTGACGGCGTTCACGACGCTGCTGCAGAAGGTCTACAAGGACTTCGGCTTCACCGACATCATCTACAAACTCTCTACCCGCCCCGAGAACCGCATTGGAACCGAGGAAAGCTGGGACAAGGCCGAGGCGGCCCTGGCCGACGGCCTGCGGGCTTCCGGCTGCGAATTCGAGTACCTGCCGGGCGAGGGGGCGTTCTACGGGCCGAAGATCGAGTACACGCTGAAAGACGCCCTCGGCCGCCCCTGGCAGTGCGGCACGATTCAGGTCGATCCGAACATGCCCGAGCGCCTTGACGCCGATTTCGTCGGTGAAGACGGTGCCCGCCACCGGCCGCTGATGCTCCACCGGGCCATCGTCGGCAGCCTTGAGCGCTTCATCGGCATCCTGATCGAGCAGCATGCCGGCGCGCTGCCGGTTTGGCTGTCCCCAGTGCAGGCAGTGGTCATGAGCATCACCGACGACCAAGCCGACTATGCCCGTGAGGTAGCGAAAACGCTTCAAAAACAAGGGCTTAGAGTCGAAAGCGATTTGCGAAACGAGAAAATTACTCGTAAAATCCGCGAGCATTCCCTGCAAAAGGTCCCGTTCCTCCTCGTCGTTGGCGACAAGGAGAAGGCGAACGGGGCTGTTGCCGTGCGCGCTCGCGGTAACCAAGACCTTGGTGTGATGCCCCTCGCCGACTTCGCCTCGAAGATCGCGGGTGACATTGCCAGTCGTGTTTGA
- a CDS encoding patatin-like phospholipase family protein, translated as MQALQVHAGPRALKHLREHGLAASDVRAIPGAAGGPKGLVLGPLDQFIFGEWLQDVAHPVHLIGASIGAWRMATACLRDPRQAFARMADDYITQEYEHKAGKAPTPTHVSEVFGAKLLEHFAGQEVQVLNHPKFRLHVFTSRGRHVLKREGRRLSRVTTPLGYLGAFATNVVSRKAMGAWLERVIFSDARDTFPLHTHDYSTRIVALDAQNLQQSILASCSIPFWLDAVHDIPGGPRGAYWDGGITDYHLHLNYASLRDGLVLYPHFQKSIIPGWLDKALKHRHRASPHLDNVVVVSPNPEWIATLPDGKLPDRNDFKRYTHDVPARVRAWRRAVAESERLRDEFQQLVERREPIAALPL; from the coding sequence ATGCAAGCCCTGCAGGTCCACGCCGGCCCGCGTGCGCTCAAGCACCTGCGCGAGCACGGGCTGGCGGCGTCCGACGTGCGGGCGATCCCCGGTGCGGCCGGTGGCCCCAAGGGTTTGGTGCTGGGCCCGCTCGACCAGTTCATCTTCGGCGAGTGGTTGCAGGATGTGGCGCATCCCGTCCACCTGATCGGTGCGTCGATCGGCGCCTGGCGCATGGCGACCGCTTGCCTGCGCGACCCGCGCCAGGCCTTCGCGCGCATGGCCGACGACTACATCACGCAGGAATACGAGCACAAGGCCGGCAAGGCCCCGACGCCGACGCACGTGAGCGAGGTGTTCGGCGCCAAGTTGCTGGAGCACTTTGCCGGCCAGGAAGTGCAGGTGCTGAACCATCCGAAATTTCGGCTGCATGTGTTCACCAGCCGTGGGCGGCATGTGCTCAAGCGCGAAGGTCGCCGCTTGTCGCGGGTCACGACGCCTTTGGGTTATCTCGGTGCCTTCGCCACCAATGTCGTCAGCCGCAAGGCGATGGGCGCGTGGCTCGAGCGCGTGATCTTTTCCGACGCGCGCGACACCTTCCCGCTGCACACGCACGACTACAGCACCCGAATCGTCGCGCTCGACGCGCAGAACCTTCAGCAAAGCATCTTGGCCAGCTGCTCGATCCCGTTCTGGCTGGATGCGGTGCACGATATTCCCGGCGGCCCGCGCGGTGCGTATTGGGATGGCGGCATCACCGACTACCACCTGCACCTCAACTACGCCTCGCTGCGAGACGGCTTGGTGCTCTACCCGCACTTCCAGAAGTCGATTATTCCCGGTTGGCTCGACAAGGCGCTGAAGCACCGTCACCGCGCGAGTCCCCACCTCGATAATGTGGTGGTCGTATCGCCTAATCCCGAATGGATTGCCACGCTTCCCGATGGCAAGCTGCCGGACCGCAACGATTTCAAACGATATACCCACGATGTGCCCGCCCGGGTGAGGGCCTGGAGGCGGGCAGTGGCGGAGAGCGAACGCCTGCGAGACGAGTTCCAGCAACTCGTCGAGCGGCGCGAGCCCATCGCCGCGTTGCCACTTTGA
- a CDS encoding alpha/beta hydrolase family protein, translated as MQFASNPAVRHLARFTKASVLAAAVLFAGVANAQYQKGPDPTVAGLERDGTFAIRTTTVSRLSASGFGGGTIYYPTATGSYGVVAVSPGFTAYQSSISWIGSRLASHGFVVITIDTNTTSDQPDSRARQLKAALDKVVSLASSRTNVLYGKVDSSRLAVAGHSMGGGGSLAAARDYPSLKASVPLAPWHTTKSFSTVRVPTLIVGADGDTVASVTSHSIPFYTSIPSSTPKGYLELNNEDHFFPQDSGEYGLVGKYMISWFKRFVDSDTRYSPFLCGAPHQTQIANTLRVSDSRTNCPY; from the coding sequence ATGCAATTTGCTTCGAACCCCGCCGTGCGACACCTCGCGCGATTCACGAAGGCCTCGGTCCTTGCGGCCGCAGTGCTCTTCGCCGGCGTTGCCAACGCGCAGTACCAGAAGGGCCCGGACCCCACGGTGGCCGGCCTCGAGCGTGACGGCACCTTCGCCATCCGCACGACCACCGTTTCCCGCCTGAGCGCCAGCGGCTTCGGCGGCGGCACCATCTACTACCCGACCGCCACCGGCAGCTACGGCGTCGTCGCCGTGTCGCCCGGCTTCACCGCCTACCAGTCGTCGATCAGCTGGATCGGCAGCCGCCTTGCCTCGCACGGCTTCGTCGTCATCACGATCGACACCAACACCACCTCCGACCAGCCCGACAGCCGCGCACGCCAGCTGAAGGCCGCGCTCGACAAGGTGGTGAGCCTCGCCAGCAGCCGCACCAACGTGCTCTACGGCAAGGTCGACTCGTCGCGCCTCGCCGTCGCGGGCCACTCGATGGGCGGCGGTGGCAGCTTGGCCGCTGCGCGCGACTACCCGTCGTTGAAGGCGTCGGTGCCGCTGGCTCCGTGGCACACCACGAAGAGCTTCTCGACGGTGCGCGTGCCCACGCTGATCGTCGGTGCCGATGGCGACACCGTCGCGAGCGTGACCTCGCACTCGATCCCGTTCTACACGAGCATCCCGTCGAGCACGCCCAAGGGCTACCTCGAGCTCAACAACGAAGACCACTTCTTCCCGCAAGACAGCGGCGAGTACGGCCTGGTCGGCAAGTACATGATCTCGTGGTTCAAGCGCTTCGTCGACAGCGACACCCGCTACAGCCCGTTCCTCTGCGGCGCTCCGCACCAGACGCAGATCGCCAACACCTTGCGCGTGTCTGACTCGCGCACGAACTGCCCGTACTGA
- the infC gene encoding translation initiation factor IF-3, whose translation MERKHRLNREIMAPEVRLNGVENEPLGIVPLQEALRMAGELDVDLVEIAAQADPPVCRLMDYGKFKYQEQKRAAEAKSKQKVIEIKEVKFRPGTDEGDYQIKLRNLRRFIEEDGDKGKVTLRYRGREITHQDIGMRLLERIRDDLADCSVVENMPKLEGRQMIMVLGPKKR comes from the coding sequence GTGGAACGCAAGCACCGCCTGAACCGCGAAATCATGGCGCCGGAAGTCCGGCTGAACGGGGTCGAGAACGAGCCTTTGGGCATCGTCCCCCTGCAAGAAGCCTTGCGGATGGCCGGTGAGCTGGACGTTGACCTTGTCGAGATCGCCGCGCAGGCCGACCCGCCTGTGTGTCGCCTGATGGACTACGGCAAGTTCAAGTACCAGGAGCAGAAGCGCGCGGCTGAAGCCAAGTCGAAGCAAAAGGTCATCGAGATCAAGGAAGTCAAGTTCCGCCCGGGCACCGACGAAGGCGACTACCAGATCAAGCTGCGCAACCTGCGCCGCTTCATCGAGGAAGACGGCGACAAAGGCAAGGTGACGCTGCGCTACCGCGGTCGCGAGATCACCCACCAGGACATCGGCATGCGGCTTCTGGAGCGCATCCGCGACGACCTGGCAGATTGCTCGGTGGTCGAGAACATGCCCAAGCTCGAAGGCCGCCAGATGATCATGGTCCTCGGGCCAAAGAAGCGGTAG
- a CDS encoding class I SAM-dependent methyltransferase, whose protein sequence is MTTPQGRPNAQAVQLPHQPLPDYYPSNDLQARESFLRKTFDDTAVDYNKLEAILGFGTGPSYRGRALKRAGLKPGMMVVDVGMGTGIVSQEILKITGEPLKLIGVDPSPGMMAQAKLPAEVVCKLGRAEEIPVPDASVDFLVMGYALRHISDFSKACAEFRRVLKPGGRLLILEITMPQSRLGTWVLKAYMRGVVPLLARFVSKSSTTPMLWRYYWDTIAGCIPPAQVIASLSAAGLLEASRYVELGIFSEYRAQG, encoded by the coding sequence ATGACCACGCCGCAAGGCCGCCCGAACGCACAGGCCGTTCAACTTCCGCACCAGCCGCTGCCGGACTATTACCCGTCGAACGATCTGCAGGCGCGCGAGAGCTTCCTGCGCAAGACTTTCGACGACACGGCAGTCGACTACAACAAGCTCGAAGCCATCCTCGGCTTCGGCACCGGCCCGAGCTACCGGGGCCGCGCACTCAAGCGCGCCGGCCTCAAGCCCGGGATGATGGTGGTGGACGTCGGCATGGGCACGGGCATCGTGTCGCAGGAGATCCTGAAGATCACCGGCGAGCCCTTGAAGCTGATCGGCGTCGACCCGAGCCCCGGCATGATGGCGCAGGCGAAGCTGCCGGCCGAGGTCGTGTGCAAGCTCGGCCGTGCCGAAGAGATTCCGGTGCCCGATGCGTCGGTGGACTTTCTGGTGATGGGATACGCGCTGCGTCACATCAGCGATTTCTCGAAGGCCTGTGCCGAGTTCCGCCGTGTGCTGAAGCCGGGTGGCCGCTTGCTCATCCTTGAGATCACCATGCCGCAGAGCCGGCTCGGCACCTGGGTGCTGAAGGCGTACATGCGCGGCGTGGTGCCTCTGCTGGCGCGCTTCGTGTCGAAGTCGTCGACCACGCCGATGCTGTGGCGCTACTACTGGGACACCATCGCCGGCTGCATTCCTCCCGCGCAGGTGATTGCGTCGCTTAGCGCTGCGGGCCTGCTGGAGGCAAGCCGGTATGTGGAACTGGGCATCTTTTCCGAGTACCGGGCGCAGGGCTGA